The following is a genomic window from Pseudomonadota bacterium.
TTTCGTGGGCCACCCCGGCCGAGAGACGGCCCAGTGTGGCGAGCTTCTCGTTGATCAGCGTGGCATCGAACAGCTCGAGCTTCTGCAGCACGACCACCGCGAAGCGACAGTAGAGCTCGCAGTGCCGAATGGTGGCATCGTCGGGCAGGCCCCGGCCGACCAATACGCCGTAGTGCTGGCTGGCCGTATCGAGCGATACGAAGATGTCCGTACGTTCGTGGCTCACGACGGTCGCGCGCACGGGTAGGGGCTGGGTGAGCGTTGGATCGCTGTTGCGCCGCTCGCTCGCGACGCGCTGGCCGGCCTCGTCGACAAAGCGCTGCAGCGCCTCGGGCTCCACGTCGGCGTATTCGTGCACGCGCCCGTCATCGATCGCCGCAAGCGGCACCACCGACCACCGGACCGTTGGGAACGCGGCCCGAAGACCGCGCTCCACGGCGGAAAACACGCTGCGAGGCTCTTTGCTGCCCACGACCCGCCGAGCGAAACGAATCGCCGCGCTGAGCGCCTTGGCGTCGTAGCGTACGCGTTGCGACATGGCCACGATGGCTCGACCGAGGTCTCCGATCTCGTCGGGCGGCAGGCTTGAAAGCTTGATCTCGGTGGCGGGCGCGCGCCGGACCGCTTGAGCGAGCGCGCTTACCGGCGAGGTCAGCGCCCTCGATAGCGTCCACGCGAGCAACACCAACGGCACCACCGCCAGAGCGGACCACGATACCATGCTGGTAGTGACCGCGAGCACCGACGCCCGCGCGGGCTCGAGCGGTGCGAGCAGCTCGAGAACGATGCCGTTTTCCGACGGGACGAAGATGCGCACGCGCTCGGCGCCGTCGGGGTCCACGGTGCGCTGCGCCGTGGTCAGGCGCCTCGCAGCCGGCGCCGACCCAGGGTGGCGCTGGCGCATGTTCAACTCCCAGCCTGCGGGTACGCGTAGAACCGGTGCCACGTCCACAAGTGCGCGCACGTCGATGTCGCCCGAGCGCTCCGATAGGTGAAGCAGGAAAGGGGCGATGAGCGCGACCTGTTGTTCGCCTTCGGTCTTGTGAGCTCGCAACAGCTGCGCGTCATCCGGGCTCACCGCAGCTTCCAGCAGCACGGTGCTGCCTCGCTTGCACAGTACGGCCAGCAGGTTTCCGCTGTCGAGGGTCGCGACCTCATCCACTCTGCCCGACCGCGCCGCCAAGGCAACCGTCTGCAGCAGCGCCCGCGTGAGATCGATACGGTGGTCGAGTCGGGTGCGGGCGAACTCGCCTCGCCTGAGCGCAGCGTCGGCCAACGCCGCTTCCTTGTCGTCACCCACGACGCGGATCGCGGCAACGGTGCTGACGGCGAGGGCGACCAGGCCGGCAGCGATCATGGAGGTTGTTACACGCGCGAAGATCGAATGGCGGATCCGCTTCCCGTGTCGGAGGCTGGCCACCATCAGTTCCTGAGCACTGGGCGCGGTATGGCCCTGGCGTTGCCGGCCTCGTCGGTCGCGCGCACCACGATGTTGCTGACACCGATCTGTACCGGATGGTCAACCGAGAAGCTGCCGTCGGCTCCGACCCGGATCGGCCTGCCGTCCACCTCGACCCGGGCGCCGATCTCGGTCTGACCCGCCACCCGGACGCTCCGTCCGCTCACGACCTGCCCCGCTGCGGGAGATCGCAGCGCGAGCGGGGGGGGCACCCGGTCAACCACCACGCGCAGCTTCCGGGGCGGGTGACTCGGGAGCGGCTCACCGCCTCGAAGTCCCCGCACGGTCCAGGTGTAGAGCCCCGAAGAAAGCTCGAGCCTCGCCGAGGAAGCTTCTCGCTTGACGTCGACGTGCTTGACTTTGGTCTGCCGCTGAAATGCCGCCAGACGATACCCCTCCACCTCCGGGTTGGGCTTCCAGGAAAACCGCAATCTGCCTCGTGTCTTCACGGTCGCTTCGTCGGCCGGCGACAAGGGACGAATGGGTGGTCCACTAAGTCCCTGGGCGACCACGTCGCCCTCGTCGTTCGTCAGCTCCACGAAGTGCTCCGGACGTATGTTCACCGTTCCTGCCTTCTTCGACCGCAGGGTCGCGCGGCCGCTCATCATGGCGATGGACGTCCGCTGCGGTGTCACGTTCAGCTGCGCTTCGACTCGCGTTTCGCCGCTCCCCTTGCGTCGCTCGAGCACCAGGGTTCCGGGCGGCAGCTCCACCTCCAGCCTGCCCATGCGCTCGCCGGGTTGCAGCACCGCCGACAAGCGACCCGAAATGTGCTTGAGACGGCTGAGCTCGCGCGGCTGGGCTGGGATGCGCATGGTGGCGAGGGGCCCGAGCTCCGCGACACCCCCGGTGGTCTCGAAGTGGATCGCCGCTGCGCTGTGCTCCATGGTCTGCACGGCATCCTCGGGAAACAGCCGCGAGCCTCGTGCCATCGGAGTCCAGGCGATGTCCGAGGCTCTGCGTACCCGCACGTCCCGAACGACCTTGGTGAGCTCGGCCACGGAGCCGTGCGCCGGGTCCTGCGCCAGGGTGGGTCCGGTGTTGGTGTTCGCCAGAGCAAGCACGCGGGCGCTCTCCTTGTCCCCGCCGCAGCCGTCCAGCAACAGGTGGCCGGCCGTCAGGAATAACAGCACACAGGACACACCAGGGAGAGTCTCCAAGACCGGACGCTCCCTCAACTTGGGTTGCCCCTTCAGCCTAGAGCCTGGCCGCACCGCCCACCTCCAGAAAGACCCGCGCAGGCGCCTCGGACCAGCTGCCCTCACCCATGGTGCTGAGGCGCGCGCCCAAGGCGACGCTCAGCTCTGCCGGGCCTAACCCGACTCTCGTCCCCGTCGCAGCTTGCAGGATCACACG
Proteins encoded in this region:
- a CDS encoding ATP-binding protein translates to MVASLRHGKRIRHSIFARVTTSMIAAGLVALAVSTVAAIRVVGDDKEAALADAALRRGEFARTRLDHRIDLTRALLQTVALAARSGRVDEVATLDSGNLLAVLCKRGSTVLLEAAVSPDDAQLLRAHKTEGEQQVALIAPFLLHLSERSGDIDVRALVDVAPVLRVPAGWELNMRQRHPGSAPAARRLTTAQRTVDPDGAERVRIFVPSENGIVLELLAPLEPARASVLAVTTSMVSWSALAVVPLVLLAWTLSRALTSPVSALAQAVRRAPATEIKLSSLPPDEIGDLGRAIVAMSQRVRYDAKALSAAIRFARRVVGSKEPRSVFSAVERGLRAAFPTVRWSVVPLAAIDDGRVHEYADVEPEALQRFVDEAGQRVASERRNSDPTLTQPLPVRATVVSHERTDIFVSLDTASQHYGVLVGRGLPDDATIRHCELYCRFAVVVLQKLELFDATLINEKLATLGRLSAGVAHEMNNPLTFVLANLRLLEADLQGDMREAAADAREGAERLARIVRDLSSLSKEPNHLSAEDADLVKIAQSAAKIARSRTSAVTINVTGDEHVPVRCDRIRIGQVLVNLLTNAQDACAGTPESGVVVRVTQRRTSARVEVEDCGPGVPATVQRRMFEAFFTSKPGAGTGLGLYLSRNLALAHGGSLELKGTGPEGSTFVLELPRLEPGVRLPASSPAPLFRSGRPSVLVLDDEEGVVRALERWLGRYADVVGTTDPEHALDLATRRDFSLVLCDLHMPRMTGKEFVKALRTHDRHLGDRVVIMTGTDVDRPRGMRVVDKPLSAELMSELLGVARISTPPPARYGGTG